Within the Thiohalobacter sp. IOR34 genome, the region TTACAGCTTCGGGCGGCACTGGATGGGGCGCCAAGCCACCAGGGTCCGGAGTTCTTCATCATGGGCCGCGTGCGCATGCGCATGGGTTTTCACTGGAAACCCGCCTATGCGGTACGCAACGTCCACGTGCGCGAGCACACGGAGCGGGGCAACGATGAATCGCCCACCTTCGTGCGCACCGTGCGCTACGCCGCCTGCCCCGCCTGCGGGACGACGGTGGTCAACGGCGACGGCGATCCGGTGCCACCGGAGCTGTTCCCGGCAGAACGCCGTCTGGCCTGCGGGGAGTGTGGTGAGCCCCTGTGGACGCTGATACGCCCGGGTCGCAAGCAGAAGAGCCGGCGCGAGCTGGTTCTCGAGGCCATGTGCCAGCTACCCACCATCGGACCCAAGACGGCGGACAAGCTGGTGCGGACCTTCGGCGAGGACCTGCTGTCGGGGATGCTCGCGGACAACGTCCACGAGTTCATCAACCTGATGGACGCCGACGGTGAGCTGGTGTTCTCCGACCGCCAGGCGGCGCGCATGGAGCGTGCCATGGCGACCCTGGAGTTCTCTTTCGGCCAGGGCGGTTATCAGCCGACGGAGTTCATCAAGCGTTACCTGCCGGACGGGTACTTCGATCTGCTCGTGGTGGACGAAGGCCATGAGTACAAGAACGACGGCTCGGCCCAGGGCCAGGCCATGGGCGTGCTCGCCAACAAGGTCCGCAAGGTCTTGCTGCTGACCGGCACACTCATGGGTGGCTACGCCGACGACCTCTTCTACCTGCTGTGGCGCATCATGCCCCACAGGATGATCGAGGACGGCTACCGCTACAACGGCCGCGGCAGCCTGGGCAGCGCGGCCATGGCCTTCATGCGGGACCACGGCATCCTCAAGGACATCTACAAGGAGTCCGAGGGGGACAACCACCGCACCGCCCGCGGCAAGCGCATGACCGTGCGCACCGTCAAGGCACCGGGGTTCGGCCCCAAGGGGATCGCACGCTACGTGCTGCCGTTCACGGCCTTCCTCAAGCTCAAGGACATCGGCGACAAGGTACTGCCGCCGTACCGTAAGCATTTCCAGGAAGTGACGATGACGGCCGACCAGGCTGAGCGGTATCAGGCCCTGGAGTCCACGCTCACGGCCGAGCTGAAGGAGGCCCTGCGCAAGGGCGACAACAGCCTGCTGGGTGTCGTGCTCAACGTGCTGCTGGCCTGGCCGGATACCTGCTTCCGGGAGGAAGTGATCAAGCATCCGCGGACCCGGCAGTTGCTGGCGTTCGTGCCGTCGATCCTCGGCGAGGCCCCCTCTCCGAAGGAAGAGGAGATGCTGCGCATCTGCCGGGAGGAGAAGGCCCGGGGGCGCCGTGTGCTGGTCTACACGACCTACACCGGCACCCGCGACACCTCCAGCCGGCTCAAGGGCCTGTTGGAGAGCCATGGCCTCAAGGCCGCGGTGCTGCGGGCCAGCGTGGACACGAGCCGGCGGGAAGACTGGATCTTCGACCAGGTCGACCGCGGGGTGGACGTGCTCGTCACCAACCCCGAGCTGGTGAAGACCGGTCTGGATCTGCTGGAGTTCCCGACCATCGTGTTCATGCAGACCGGCTACAACGTCTACACCTTGCAACAGGCCTCCCGCCGCTCCTGGCGGATCGGCCAGAAGCACCCGGTGGACGTGTATTTTCTTGGCTATGGCGAGACGGCACAGATGGCGTGCCTGTCACTCATGGCCAAGAAGATCGCGGTAAGCCAGTCCACCTCCGGCGACATGCCTGAGACCGGCCTGGACATCCTCAACCAGGATGGGGATTCCATCGAGGTGGCCCTGGCCAAGAAGCTGGTGTCTTGACCCTAATCCCGCCCTGCGCCTATTGGCGCTTGGCGGGATGCTTATTTACGCAGCAGCAATCAGGGCGGAGTTGTGCAAAAAACAAGGACATAACATACTGATACCCAAGAACTTTGCTATCGTCAAAGAACGTTCGAAGGTTTCACGTGTTACGCATTTATGGGACAATAGATGCATGTTGAACAAAGCATTCAACCAGCGCACCGAGGAGAATTTTCTCATAAGACTCGCATTGATTTTCGCCCTGGTTTTTGCCGCCGCACATGTGGCTTTCCACGACCTGGACATGAGCGGTGATGGCCTGGGTGTTCAAGACGAGTGCCATGTCTGCCGTCTTAACCATGCGCCAGCGGCCTCTTTGGCCGTCCCTTCCCTCGTTGCTCCGTTGCAGTTTCTCGTATATGTACTTCCTATTGCAGATTCAGATTATCAACTATCACATCCGTCCCACATCTCTTGGGCACGTGCCCCACCCCTGTTCTGATTGATCTCTTACTGACGGCTGACGTGTAAACCACGCAGTGTTCTGCTGCGTGGTGTCGTCAGCGGCAATGTATTGCTGATAAATCAGAACAGGAGTTCATTATGGATCATTCTTACTTTCGTATTAAACGGGTAGCCGCCGTTATGAGTGCGCTGCTGCTCAATCCAGGGGCTGCATTCGCTGGTAAGGAGACCGAGTCATTACACCGGCAATTAACAGAAATCACGCAACAAATGCAGCGCCTGCAACAGACCTACGAACAGCAGATCAATGCGCTGGAACAGCGTCTGGAGGAACTGGAATCAAAATCGGTTAAAAGTGCCAAGGCAGCCGTTTCCCCTGCCTTACCGAAAGTATCCACTGCGACGGCAAGTCATAGCGGCTTCCAGATCGGCCTGTCCGGCCTGTTCGCGGCCGGCGGTTCCAGTGTCGATAACGACGCACTGGAAGGTTTACAGGGCGGCGCTCACGATCCCAACCAGAACGGCTTCACGGTGCAAAACGTGGAGTTGTCTATTGCTGGTACGGTAGACCCTTACTTTGATGCCCAGGCCAATATCATCTTCCAGATCGACACCAACGGTGAGACAGTGGTGGAACTGGAAGAAGCTTTTTTTACCACTCGCAACCTGCCTTGGGGTCTGCAAGTCAAAGGCGGCCAGTATTTCACCGAGTTCGGCCGCCAGAACCCACAACACCCCCATACCTGGAGTTTCGTGGATCAGCCCGTGGTGTTGTCACGTTTCTTCGGTGGTGATGGTTTGCGCAGCCAGGGTGTGCGCGCTTCCTGGCTGATGCCGACAGACTGGTACTCGGAACTCTATCTCGGCATCCAAAACCCTAAGGGAGAAACGGTGACCAGCTTCCTGAATGCGCCGGGGGAAGAAATCGGCGGCCATACCCTGATTGACCGGGATGCACGCAATTTTGGCGATTTGCTCTATACGGCGCGTTGGCTCAACGGCCTCGATCTGTCCGATACGCTCAGCATGAACCTCGGCGTCTCCGGTCTGTGGGGTCCCAACGCCAGCGGCATGACGACCGATACCCAAATAGTTGGCCTGGATCTCTATCTGAAATGGCAACCCGCCTACACGCAGCGCGGCTTTCCTTTCGTCTCCTGGCATACCGAGATATTGAAACGCCGCTATGAGGCAGGTGATCCGGTCGATCCCAGCCGTGAAACCCTCAAGGACTGGGGATTGTTTACCCAGGCACTGTGGGGATTCAAACCCGGCTGGGTGGCGGGATTGCGCTGGGAATATGCCAGCGCCGATGGCGATACGGCGAGCGACCCACTGCGCGATACGCGTAAGCGGCTATCGCCCAACCTGACTTGGTATCCCACCGAATACAGCAAGCTGCGGCTGCAATACAACCGCGACTGGGCACAACACTTGCCCGGCAAAACCGCTGACTCCTTATGGTTGCAGTTTGAATTCAACCTCGGCAGCCATGCGGCGCATGTGTTTTAGGAGGCCATCATGAAAAGACATAAACTCTTATTCGGGCTGCTGTTGTTCATGACCACCTTCAATAGTCACGCGGCGCTACGGGTTGTAACGACCACCCAGGATCTGGCGGCCATTGCCGAAGCGGTGGGCGGCGAACGGGTACAGGTGCAGAGCCTGACGCCCGGTACCCGCGACCCGCACTATGCTACCGCCAAGCCCAGCATGATCCGCAAGGTCTTCCGTGCCGATCTGCTGCTGGTGATCGGCTCCGACATGGAAATCGGCTGGTTGCCACCCTTATTGCAATCAGCGCGTAATAGCCGAGTACAGCCCGGCAATCCCGGCTATCTGGATCTCTCAAGCGTCATTCCCTTGTTGGGCAAAATCAATGGCCCCGTATCGCGCGCCATGGGCGATGTGCATGCCAAGGGCAATCCCCATTACTGGCTGGACCCACGTAACGGCATACGCATGGCGCGGGCGATCGCCACGCGACTGGGCGAACTGGATCCCGTACATAAGGACGAATTCCATCATCGATTCAAGGCATTCGTCCAAACGATGGATGACAAGCTACCTGTCTGGCGGAGTAAGCTTAGCCATCTCAGAGGACAGTCGGTCATCGCCTACCACAAATCCTTTGTCTATCTGGCAGATGCCTTCGGCTTCCGCATCGTCGATGAGGTCGAACCAATCCCCGGCATCGCCCCGAGCGCCGCTTCCCTGAACGCACTGATCACACGCATCCGGAACGAACACATCGGCCTGCTCATCATGGAGCCGTATTACGAGCGCCGGTCTGCGCGCTACTTAAATGAACAGACGGGTATTCGCACCGTAGTGTTGCCCCAATCGGTGGGAGCGCAGCCCGGTATCCACACCTATTTCGATCTGTTCGATGCCATCGTGGCGGCACTGAACAACGACGGAGGAAAATGACATGGACCCGTGGTTGATTCTGTTGCCAGCGTTTGTTATGAGCGCCTTGATGATTCTTAGTCATACCTACTTGGGCCTGCATGTGCTGGCACGTGGCATCATCTTCATTGATCTGGCTCTTGCCCAGGTAGCAGCCCTGGGAATAAGCCTCGCCTTTTTGTTGGGAGAGGAGGCCCATGGCTTGACTGCACAGATTTATGCCTTTGGTGCCACCTTGACCGCCGCGTTTGGCTTTGCCGGTTTACGCCGTATCCCGGGCAAAACGACTCGCGAAGTCATTATCGGCTGCGTTTATGTGGTAAGCACAGCACTCTCTATCGTTATCCTCAGCCGCTCGACCCAGGGCATGGAGGAACTCAAATCGCTCTTTAATGGCAACATCCTTTGGGTACGTTGGGAAGAAATCGGAATCGTAGCAGGGATATATCTCGCTCTGGCCGTGTTACACGGGATTTACCGTCAGAAGTTCCTCGCTCTGTCATTTGTAAGCGAAGAGACCAGGAGACCGGGCTTTCTGTGGGAATTCCTGTTTTTCGCCTCGTTCGCGGTGGTGATTACCTTGGCGGTCAATATTGCCGGAGTATTGTTGGTCTTCGCGTTTCTGATAATTCCGGCATTCAGCGCCTCGTTGCTGGTCTCTTCGCTCACGAACCGTCTACTGGCTGGGTGGGGACTTGGATTATTTGGCGCCGTTGCCGGTTTGTGGGTTTCCTTCAACGCAGATCTGCCTGTCGGTGCCACTGTTGTATCTGTAATTGGGCTATTACCATTTGTTGCGCTTATGCTCCGGAAAATGAAGATATAGTAGATTTTCTGGTTGGCGTGCGCTTCTCTCATGAATAGCCGAGTCCGTATCATTGCCTCATCACACCAACAACCCGCGACAATTGCAACATCCCTTTGTAACTGGGTTGGACCTACAATTCTCCCCAGCGCGCCACGTCCGCCACCCAGTACATGCATCGTCCCGTGATGCCGGGGACATCGCTTCGCACGGCATCGAGCACGACCTCCACATCATCGTCTTGCAGCAGGATATCCACTCTCACGCGAGGCGTATAGCCAACCACCTTGTCCCGCGCGGACAGGAAGTGATCCGGTTCTGCCCGGTGACCGTGACCTTCCACGTGGGAGAAAGTGAATTCCTGAACCTGGCCCAGGCCGCGCAGGCAATCGGCCAGGTCCTGCTGAACGCTCGCATTCACGATCATGACCAGATTTTTCATGGCAAATCTCCTGCAATGGCTTGCGGTTTCTCATCGACCCGGGTTTCCAGCCAGGCATAGAGGGTGGGTAACAGCACCAGCGTCAGCAGAGTCGATGTGAACAGTCCTCCGATCACCACCACAGCAAGCGGGCGTTGCAACTCGGAACCCGGCCCGGTGGCGAAGAGCAAGGGCAACAGGCCCAGTCCGGCGATCAGGGCGGTCATGAGCACCGGCCGCAGGCGCCGTTCGGCACCTTCCTGCACAGCCTGCAGTACGGTACGGCCGGCCTCCCGGAGCTGATTGATGTACGTCACCATGACTACACCGTTGAGCACGGCCACGCCGAACAAGGTGATGAACCCCACCGAGGCAGGTACCGACAGGTAGAGACCCGACAGGTAGAGGCTGATCACGCCGCCAATCATGGCGAAGGGAATGTTGAGGATAATCAATCCGGCCTGGCGCAGGGAACGGAAGGTGGTGAACAGCATCACGAAAATCAGGGCTACGGAGACAGGCACCACCAGGCCCAGCCGGGCTGCGGCCCGCTGCTGGTTCTCGAACTGGCCACCGAAGGTGACGTAGTAGCCTGCCGGCAGCTCCAGCGTCCGTTGCAACCGGGCGCGCACGTCGTCAACGAACCCAACCACGTCCCGACCCTCCACATTGGCCTGCACGACCACCATGCGCCGGGTGGATTCGCGGGTGATCTCCACTGGACCGTCCACCTCGCGGATATCCGCCAGACTGCTCAACGGTACACGTTCGCCGGAGGCCGTCTTGACCCACAGCGAGCCAATGTCTGCGGGCGTGGCGCGCGCCGACTCCGGGTAGCGAAGCAGGACGCCGATACGCTGGTTTCCCTGGATGATCTCGGTTATCACGCGCCCACCCACGGCCACCTCGACGAGGCGGTTGATGTCCTCGATGTTGATCCCGAAGCGGGCGATTGCGTTCGGGCTGATCTCGATTTGCAGGTAGATCTGGCCCGATAGTTGACTCCGGAACACATCCACCGCCCCGGGCACCTCGCTCACCAGGGCTTCGATCTGCTTGGCCTTCTCCTCCATCACCTTCAGATCGTCGCCGTAAAGTTTGATGGCCACGGCGGCGCGCACACCGGTGAGCATTTCCGAGACGCGCATGTCGATGGGCTGGGTGAAGGCATAGTCGATGCCGACAAACCGGTCGAGGATCGAACGCAGTCTTTCGTGGAACTCCTCCAGCGTGATTGTCCACTCGTCCCGAGGCTTGGTAATGAGGAAATTGTCGGTCTGGTGCAGCCCCATGGGGTCGAGGCGCAACTCGTCGGCCCCAGTGCGTGAGACTACGCCGTTAACCTCGGGCAGCTCCATCATCGCTTTTTGAAATGGCGCATCCAGCTCCAGGGAACGCTCCAGGGAAATGCTGGGCAGCTTCTCGATGATGACCACGGTGGTGCCTTCATCCATCACAGGCATGAACTCCCTGCCGATCCAGGGGAACAGGGCCGCAGCGACCGCCATGGCCGCCAGGGCGCCGCCTACTGCCGTCTTCCGGTTGGCCAATGCCCAGCGCATCACCGGCAGATAGGCGCGCTTCAGCGACACCAGCAGCCGGCCGTCCACCTCGGCGCCGGCTCCGGTCTTGTGCCGCATCAGCAGGCTCGCCAGCACCGGAATCACCGTCAGTGACAGGATCAGCGAACCCACCAGTGCGAAGGTGATGGTCACGGCCAGGGGCGTGAACATCTTGCCCTCCAGGCCGGTCAGGCTGAACAGCGGCAGGAAGACGACGATGATGATCAGAATGCCGGAGATGACCGGCGTGGCCACCTCCAGCACCGCGCGATAGACCAGGTGCAGCCGGCCCACGCCGGGCGGCGCGTGGCTGAGCCGGGTGTGGATGTTCTCCACGACAACCACCGCCGCATCCACGAGGATGCCGATGGCGATGGCCAGTCCCCCCAGCGACATAAGATTGGCCGTGACGCCAAACACCCGCATCATGACGAAGGTGAAGAGCACCGACAGCGGCAGGATCAGTGCCACGGTCAAGGCCGCGCGCAGGTTGCCCAGCATGACGACCAGCACCAGCAGCACGAGCAGTACCGCTTCGCCCAGCGCCTTCTCCACGGTCCATACCGCGGATTCGACCAGCTCGGTACGATCATAGAAGGGCACGACATGCACTCCCGGCGGCAAGGCCGTCTTCAACGCGTCGAGTTCCGCCTTGACCCCCTCGACGGTTGCACGGCTGTTGGCCCCCTTGCGCAACAGCACCAGGCCGGTGACCACCTCGCCCCGCCCATCCGCGGTGACTGCGCCATAGCGGGTCAGGGAGGCGATACGCACCTCCGCCACGTCACGCACGTGCACGGGGATGCCGTCGCGTGCGGCAATGGTGATCGCCTCGATATCGGCGATGCCCTGCAACTGGCCCACGGTGCGCACCAGCAACACCTCGTCATTACGGTTGATGCGATCACCACCGGCGTTACGGTTGTTCTCAACCAAGGCCCGCTCCAGGTCGGCGATGTCCAACCCGCGGGCCAGCAAGGCTTCGGGATCGGGCGCCACCTCGAACACCTTGACCTTGCCGCCGAGGGAATTGACATCGGCGACGCCATCCACGGTGCGCAGGCGCGGCCGGATGATCCAGTCCTGGATACGGCGCAGCTCCTGCAGGCTGTATCCCTCGCCTTCCACCCGGTACATGTAGATCTCCCCCAGCGGCGTGGTGATGGGTGCCAGCCCGCCTGCCACGCCCTCGGGAAGTTCGCCCCACACCTGGTTGAGACGCTCGGCCACCTGCTGCCGCGCCCAGTAAATATCGGTGCCGTCCTCGAAATCGATAGTGATGATACTGAGGGCGTACTTGGTAGTGGAGCGCAGCACCGTTTGGCGGGGCAGCCCCTGCATCTCCACCTCGATGGGAAAAGTAATGCGGCTTTCCACCTCGGTCGGCGAGAGTCCCGGCGCCTTGACGATAACCTGCACCTGCGGCGCGGAAATGTCCGGGAAGGCGTCGATGGGCAGGGTGCGGAATGCCCACACGCCGCCGGCGCAGAGCGCCACGGCCAACAGCAGGATCATCAACCGCTGGGTCAGGGAGAAACGGATCAGTGCCGCAACCATGGTCTATTCGCCTCCCTCGTACTGCCAGTGGGACTTGAGCTCCGCCACGCCCTTGCTGACCACGGTGGCACCGGCCTCGATGCCTTGCAGAACGGACACCCAGCCCGCCGCTTCGGATCCGGTAACCACCGGCACGGCCTCGAACCGCCCACGCCCCAGCACCTTGAAGACATAGGCGCTGTCGCCGACGCGAAACACCGCACTCACCGGTACCATCAGGCCGCGGGTCGGCACCGCGGCCAACGAGATCTCGGCGTACATACCCGGCCGCAGGCGGCCATCGTCATTGGCCAACACGATGCGTCCCGTCAAGGTCTGGCTTTCGGCGTCCACCTGGCCACCCAGGGACTCCAGGCGCCCACGATAGGTCTGGCCGGGGCCGGCGGCCACCCGGATGACAGCCTCCGCCCCCAACTCGACCTGGGGCAGGCGATCGACCGGAATGTTCACCATGGCCCACAGGACGCTGAGATCAACAACCTGGAATGCGGCCAGGCCCGCGGCCACCATCTGGCCCGGCTCGATGGCCACCTCGGTCACCACGCCGTCCACCGGGCTGGCCAGCTCGAGCACGGCGAGTCGCTGGGGATCGCGTGCCAGGTGCCCGATCTGCCGTTGCGACAGGCCGGCCAGTGACAGCAGCCGGCGGCGCGCCTCCAGAGTGGCGCGGGCAGACTTGTACTCGCTGTCCACGCGCAACCAGCGGCTTTCGGCAATGATGCCGTCTTTCCACAAGCCCTCGATGCGCGCCCGTTCGGCGCGAGCCAGCTCGAAGCGGGCCAGGGCCTCCAGGTAGTCCGCCTGGGCCAGGCCCAGACGATGACTGTGCAACCGTGCCAGCACCTGGCCCTTGCGCACCCGTTCATGGGACACCACGCGCAACTCCCTGACGATCCCGCCCACGATGGGCGCCACGCGGTGGGCGCGGCGCCCATCGGCGGTCAAGATGCCGTTGAGTTCAAGCCGGGCGCGGCTCTCACGCTCAACCACGGTGGCGGTATCCAGGGAAACATTGGCCAATTGAGCCTCGGTCAGTTGTAGCGCTCCGGCCAGGACTAATGACGGCAGCAGGCCAAGAAGCAAGGTGGCGATGACCTTATTGATGATCTTATTCATGGGCAGCATCCTGTTTGGTTGTCATCAGCAGGGAGCGACCGGCGGCCAGACGCAGTTCCGCGGCCTCGAGCCATGCCTCCTGCAATAATTCCAGATAGCGTTCGTGGGCATCGAAATAGGTGTTGTTGGCGTCGATCAAGTAGAGAATTTCCACCTCGCCGCTGTCGTAAGCCCGACGGGTCATCTCGAATACCTCGCGTGCCGGCGCATACACCCGCTCGCGGAAATGCACGCCCTGTTCGACCAGATGGGTCAAGTGCAAATGTGCCTGGCGGAGGCGGCTGCCCAGATCGCGTTCCCGTGCCCGCAGGCGTGCTTCCGCCCGGTCCATTTCGGCGTGGGCCTCCCGGATCCGCCCCTGCTTGCGATCCCACAGCGGTACGGTGACGGCCACGCCGACACCGTTGACCTCCTGGCGGCGTCCCCCCAGGTAATCCTGCTCGCGGAACAAGCGCAGCACGGGGTCCGGCCAGCGTTCCGAGCGCGCCAGGTCGATACCGGCCCGGCTTGCCTCCAAGCCATACTGCTCTACTTGAAGCGCCGGATGGTCCGGCAGACCTGCCAGCAGCTCCGCCAGGGGAGGCATGGATTCGAACGGCGTCAGTGGCACCAGCTCGGGGACAAAGCCGGCTGGCAGCCCCAGGTAGGCGCGGAAACGGCTCAGTGCCTCGTTGAACCGGCCTTCGGCCTTGGCCAGGTTCTGCTGCGCCGCCTCGCGGATCAGGTCCAGCCGCAACCGTTCCAGACGCGCCATCTCCCCGGCCCAGGCACGCCGCTGGCCCGCATGCTGCAAGTCGTCCGCCAGTTCCAGGCGCTGCCGAGCGAGGCGCAGGCGCGCGTCGGCCAGCTGCAGAGCGTGGAAGCGCCGCGCTGTTTCAGCCTCCAGCAACAGCAAGCGGTAACGCCGCTCGGCGCGGGCACGCTTCAGCACTGCCTGCGCCATCCGGCGCTGATGGCCCAACCGGCCACTCAGGGGCAGGGGCTGGCTGAAGATAAACTGGGTGAGATCGGTCCCCCCCTGGCCGTCGTCCTTGCCCAGCCGGTCATCGCCGCGCAGCTCGAACTCTGGGTTCGGCCAGACGAGGGACTGGGACAAGGCGCCTTCGGCAGCCGCAACGCCGGCTTGCGCCGATTCCGCCTCGGGCGCAACCTCCAGCACCTGGCGGATGCTGCGCTCCAGTGTCCACGGCGCCTGTGCCTGTGTCGCACCGGATGCCAGAACGAGACAGGCCAACAGGAATCTACGCGAAACACCGCAACACGCCCGCGGATTCCGGGCACGAGTATTCTCGGACATAAATCACTCCACGATTTCCGGGCATGCAATCACGCCCCGGATGGGACTTGGACACGCGCATTGCCGGGTTCTGGCCTGGGCCAGACCCTTGCAAGGCGACGACAGGAGGATTGCTTAGACGAGGGGTGGAGCGCGAAGCGGTGGCGGCAGTGATCGACGCCGGTGGACAAGCCGCGAAGGGCTACCCCGCCACCACGATACCCGCGTGCAAAGACGGGGCGACAGAATGAGAATCACGGCCGTAATCAGGGCAATGACCAGTGATCCGAAGGAAAGGTTTTTCAGCAGGCCCTGGTGTGTCAGGTCGACCTCCCCGACCTTGTCAGGGTGCGCGGCCGGAGAAGAATCATAGGCTGGATGCACCACATCCACATGGCCATGCGCCGGTGCGAGCGGTTCATGATCATAGGTATGTACGTGCAACCGTGCGCCCTGGATAAATACCAGCGCAAGGCTCAGATAGACAACCCAGAGGGTTTTCCTGAAGGTCGTTGGGCGTGCTCGGCACATCGGTCCAGTATATTCAAGAATCATGCTTCACACAATTAGGTTGACCTCCCCGCGTGGAACGACGAAACCGTTACCAGCGAGGAGGCAGCCGCGCCCGAGAAAACA harbors:
- a CDS encoding CusA/CzcA family heavy metal efflux RND transporter; the protein is MVAALIRFSLTQRLMILLLAVALCAGGVWAFRTLPIDAFPDISAPQVQVIVKAPGLSPTEVESRITFPIEVEMQGLPRQTVLRSTTKYALSIITIDFEDGTDIYWARQQVAERLNQVWGELPEGVAGGLAPITTPLGEIYMYRVEGEGYSLQELRRIQDWIIRPRLRTVDGVADVNSLGGKVKVFEVAPDPEALLARGLDIADLERALVENNRNAGGDRINRNDEVLLVRTVGQLQGIADIEAITIAARDGIPVHVRDVAEVRIASLTRYGAVTADGRGEVVTGLVLLRKGANSRATVEGVKAELDALKTALPPGVHVVPFYDRTELVESAVWTVEKALGEAVLLVLLVLVVMLGNLRAALTVALILPLSVLFTFVMMRVFGVTANLMSLGGLAIAIGILVDAAVVVVENIHTRLSHAPPGVGRLHLVYRAVLEVATPVISGILIIIVVFLPLFSLTGLEGKMFTPLAVTITFALVGSLILSLTVIPVLASLLMRHKTGAGAEVDGRLLVSLKRAYLPVMRWALANRKTAVGGALAAMAVAAALFPWIGREFMPVMDEGTTVVIIEKLPSISLERSLELDAPFQKAMMELPEVNGVVSRTGADELRLDPMGLHQTDNFLITKPRDEWTITLEEFHERLRSILDRFVGIDYAFTQPIDMRVSEMLTGVRAAVAIKLYGDDLKVMEEKAKQIEALVSEVPGAVDVFRSQLSGQIYLQIEISPNAIARFGINIEDINRLVEVAVGGRVITEIIQGNQRIGVLLRYPESARATPADIGSLWVKTASGERVPLSSLADIREVDGPVEITRESTRRMVVVQANVEGRDVVGFVDDVRARLQRTLELPAGYYVTFGGQFENQQRAAARLGLVVPVSVALIFVMLFTTFRSLRQAGLIILNIPFAMIGGVISLYLSGLYLSVPASVGFITLFGVAVLNGVVMVTYINQLREAGRTVLQAVQEGAERRLRPVLMTALIAGLGLLPLLFATGPGSELQRPLAVVVIGGLFTSTLLTLVLLPTLYAWLETRVDEKPQAIAGDLP
- a CDS encoding TolC family protein; translated protein: MSENTRARNPRACCGVSRRFLLACLVLASGATQAQAPWTLERSIRQVLEVAPEAESAQAGVAAAEGALSQSLVWPNPEFELRGDDRLGKDDGQGGTDLTQFIFSQPLPLSGRLGHQRRMAQAVLKRARAERRYRLLLLEAETARRFHALQLADARLRLARQRLELADDLQHAGQRRAWAGEMARLERLRLDLIREAAQQNLAKAEGRFNEALSRFRAYLGLPAGFVPELVPLTPFESMPPLAELLAGLPDHPALQVEQYGLEASRAGIDLARSERWPDPVLRLFREQDYLGGRRQEVNGVGVAVTVPLWDRKQGRIREAHAEMDRAEARLRARERDLGSRLRQAHLHLTHLVEQGVHFRERVYAPAREVFEMTRRAYDSGEVEILYLIDANNTYFDAHERYLELLQEAWLEAAELRLAAGRSLLMTTKQDAAHE
- a CDS encoding efflux RND transporter periplasmic adaptor subunit; this translates as MNKIINKVIATLLLGLLPSLVLAGALQLTEAQLANVSLDTATVVERESRARLELNGILTADGRRAHRVAPIVGGIVRELRVVSHERVRKGQVLARLHSHRLGLAQADYLEALARFELARAERARIEGLWKDGIIAESRWLRVDSEYKSARATLEARRRLLSLAGLSQRQIGHLARDPQRLAVLELASPVDGVVTEVAIEPGQMVAAGLAAFQVVDLSVLWAMVNIPVDRLPQVELGAEAVIRVAAGPGQTYRGRLESLGGQVDAESQTLTGRIVLANDDGRLRPGMYAEISLAAVPTRGLMVPVSAVFRVGDSAYVFKVLGRGRFEAVPVVTGSEAAGWVSVLQGIEAGATVVSKGVAELKSHWQYEGGE
- a CDS encoding DUF3240 family protein, producing MKNLVMIVNASVQQDLADCLRGLGQVQEFTFSHVEGHGHRAEPDHFLSARDKVVGYTPRVRVDILLQDDDVEVVLDAVRSDVPGITGRCMYWVADVARWGEL
- a CDS encoding metal ABC transporter permease, which codes for MDPWLILLPAFVMSALMILSHTYLGLHVLARGIIFIDLALAQVAALGISLAFLLGEEAHGLTAQIYAFGATLTAAFGFAGLRRIPGKTTREVIIGCVYVVSTALSIVILSRSTQGMEELKSLFNGNILWVRWEEIGIVAGIYLALAVLHGIYRQKFLALSFVSEETRRPGFLWEFLFFASFAVVITLAVNIAGVLLVFAFLIIPAFSASLLVSSLTNRLLAGWGLGLFGAVAGLWVSFNADLPVGATVVSVIGLLPFVALMLRKMKI
- a CDS encoding metal ABC transporter substrate-binding protein, whose product is MKRHKLLFGLLLFMTTFNSHAALRVVTTTQDLAAIAEAVGGERVQVQSLTPGTRDPHYATAKPSMIRKVFRADLLLVIGSDMEIGWLPPLLQSARNSRVQPGNPGYLDLSSVIPLLGKINGPVSRAMGDVHAKGNPHYWLDPRNGIRMARAIATRLGELDPVHKDEFHHRFKAFVQTMDDKLPVWRSKLSHLRGQSVIAYHKSFVYLADAFGFRIVDEVEPIPGIAPSAASLNALITRIRNEHIGLLIMEPYYERRSARYLNEQTGIRTVVLPQSVGAQPGIHTYFDLFDAIVAALNNDGGK
- a CDS encoding DEAD/DEAH box helicase family protein — encoded protein: MSATAETLQLDIDVSNVIPLSQFVSDFGDGLLEAVTRQNPPVYDGTPDPRRDAVMEVLKRKPFPAQRAVVQAVTRLLVDEAEQAAVINAEMGTGKTMMAICTAAVLHAEGYRRTLVIAPPHLVYKWRREILETVPNARVWVLNGPDTLRKLLQLRAALDGAPSHQGPEFFIMGRVRMRMGFHWKPAYAVRNVHVREHTERGNDESPTFVRTVRYAACPACGTTVVNGDGDPVPPELFPAERRLACGECGEPLWTLIRPGRKQKSRRELVLEAMCQLPTIGPKTADKLVRTFGEDLLSGMLADNVHEFINLMDADGELVFSDRQAARMERAMATLEFSFGQGGYQPTEFIKRYLPDGYFDLLVVDEGHEYKNDGSAQGQAMGVLANKVRKVLLLTGTLMGGYADDLFYLLWRIMPHRMIEDGYRYNGRGSLGSAAMAFMRDHGILKDIYKESEGDNHRTARGKRMTVRTVKAPGFGPKGIARYVLPFTAFLKLKDIGDKVLPPYRKHFQEVTMTADQAERYQALESTLTAELKEALRKGDNSLLGVVLNVLLAWPDTCFREEVIKHPRTRQLLAFVPSILGEAPSPKEEEMLRICREEKARGRRVLVYTTYTGTRDTSSRLKGLLESHGLKAAVLRASVDTSRREDWIFDQVDRGVDVLVTNPELVKTGLDLLEFPTIVFMQTGYNVYTLQQASRRSWRIGQKHPVDVYFLGYGETAQMACLSLMAKKIAVSQSTSGDMPETGLDILNQDGDSIEVALAKKLVS